A section of the Oreochromis aureus strain Israel breed Guangdong linkage group 22, ZZ_aureus, whole genome shotgun sequence genome encodes:
- the LOC116312603 gene encoding class I histocompatibility antigen, F10 alpha chain-like — protein MLACGLYESMKHSLQYFFTQTTGVQSIPEFVAVALFDGVQGGYYDSSTKRAEPKREWIKKLMKDDPQHLQWYTDQSLHTNEVFKHYIWSLRQRFNQTGGVHILQSMNGCEWDDETGEVNGFIQYGYDGEDFIALDLQKLTWITAKPQAVIIKLRWDTEKTRLEHNKELFIHKCPELLKNYLQYGRSFLQTAVLPSVSLLQKTPSSPVSCHATGFYPDRAVMFWRKDGEETHEGVHHTESLPNNDGTFQMSVDLKLSVTPEDWERYGCVFQLSGVNEYIVTKPDKTAIRTNWEKPADIRATVVVLAIVLIAAVAAGAAVVFVAYKRKNAPANVSEQSERLNPQT, from the exons ATGTTGGCTTGTGGTTTGTACGAGTcca TGAAGCACTCCTTGCAGTATTTCTTCACTCAAACAACTGGAGTCCAGAGCATCCCTGAGTTTGTGGCTGTTGCCCTTTTTGATGGAGTTCAGGGAGGTTActatgatagcagcacaaaaagAGCAGAACCCAAAAGAGAATGGATTAAAAAGCTCATGAAGGATGATCCTCAGCACCTGCAGTGGTACACTGATCAATCTTTGCACACCAATGAGGTtttcaaacattacatttggaGTTTAAGGCAACGTTTCAACCAAACTGGAG GTGTTCATATTTTGCAGAGTATGAATGGCTGTGAATGGGATGATGAGACTGGAGAGGTTAATGGGTTCATTCAGTACGGTTATGATGGAGAAGATTTTATAGCATTGGACCTGCAGAAACTGACATGGATCACTGCAAAACCACAGGCTGTCATCATCAAACTGAGATGGGATACTGAAAAAACTCGATTAGAACACAATAAAGAACTTTTCATCCATAAATGTCCTGAGCTTTTAAAGAACTATTTGCAGTATGGGAGGAGCTTTTTGCAGACAGCAG TTCTTCCTTCAGTGTCTCTCCTCCAGAAGACTCCCTCCTCTCCAGTCAGCTGCCACGCTACAGGTTTCTATCctgacagagctgtgatgtTCTGGAGGAAAGATGGAGAGGAGACTCATGAAGGTGTGCATCACACAGAGAGCCTCCCCAACAATGATGGGACCTTCCAGATGAGTGTTGATTTGAAACTTTCAGTCACACCTGAAGACTGGGAGAGGTACGGCTGTGTGTTTCAGCTCTCTGGTGTGAACGAGTACATCGTCACCAAACCGGACAAAACAGCGATCAGGACCAACTGGG AGAAGCCCgctgacatcagagctacagtGGTTGTTCTAGCGATCGTCCTCATTGCAGCTGTTGCAGCTGGGGCAGCTGTGGTGTTTGTTGCTTACAAAAGAAAGAACG cTCCTGCCAATGTCTCTGAACAGTCTGAGAGACTAAATCCACAAACGTGA